Proteins from one Anastrepha obliqua isolate idAnaObli1 chromosome 2, idAnaObli1_1.0, whole genome shotgun sequence genomic window:
- the LOC129238351 gene encoding brain acid soluble protein 1-like — protein sequence MNQNLTNLNRNLMNVMQSLLNLNQSLVNLNKSMLNMNQSISYLNKNLMNLNQSIMGLNQSIISLKKGIMNVNRSRMNVNKNIMNVQSSEFETKYNEPECKSNGSAAEFNESAVDANESPAAANESPAAANEFLAASNESESDANISAAESSESSAKCSESLAESNESKSENNESELENIGSGEFETKYNESECKSNGSAAEFNESAVESNESPAAANESPATSNKYLAESSESPVASNEFPVASNKSPAAFNEFPAASGESESDANISAAESSESSAKCSESLAESNESPAAANKFPVASNKSPAAFNEFPAVPNESRA from the exons ATGAATCAGAATCTAACGAATCTGAATCGGAATTTAATGAATGTAATGCAGAGTCTATTAAATCTGAATCAGAGTCTAGTGAATCTGAATAAGAGTATGCTGAATATGAATCAGAGTATAAGTTATCTGAATAAGAATTtaatgaatctgaatcagagtATAATGGGTCTGAATCAGAGTATAATAAGTCTGAAAAAGGGTATAATGAATGTGAATAGGAGTAGAATGAATGTGAATAAGAATATAATGAATGTGC AGTCTAGTGAATTTGAAACAAAGTATAATGAACCTGAATGTAAGTCTAATGGATCTGCAGCAGAATTTAATGAATCTGCAGTAGACGCGAATGAATCTCCAGCAGCGGCTAATGAATCTCCAGCAGCGGCTAATGAATTTCTAGCAGCGTCGAATGAATCTGAATCCGACGCTAATATATCTGCAGCAGAATCTAGTGAATCTTCAGCAAAATGTAGTGAATCTCTAGCAGAGTCTAATGAATCTAAGTCAGAGAATAATGAATCTGAATTAGAGAATATTGGATCTGG TGAATTTGAAACAAAGTATAATGAATCTGAATGTAAGTCTAATGGATCTGCAGCAGAATTTAATGAATCTGCAGTAGAGTCGAATGAATCTCCAGCAGCGGCTAATGAATCTCCAGCAACGTCGAATAAATATCTGGCAGAGTCTAGTGAATCTCCAGTAGCGTCTAATGAATTTCCAGTAGCGTCGAATAAATCTCCGGCAGCGTTTAATGAATTTCCAGCAGCGTCGGGTGAATCTGAATCCGACGCCAATATATCTGCAGCAGAATCTAGTGAATCTTCAGCAAAATGTAGTGAATCTCTAGCAGAGTCTAATGAATCTCCAGCAGCGGCTAATAAATTTCCAGTAGCGTCGAATAAATCTCCGGCAGCGTTTAATGAATTTCCAGCAGTGCCTAATGAATCTCGAGCATAA